The stretch of DNA gtcagtaaagaacaaattcttattttcaatgacgtcctaccgggaacagtgggttaactgccttgttcagtggcagaacaacagattttcaccttgtcagctcggggattcaatcttgcaacctttcgtttgcaagttccaacgctctaaccactaggctcctgCTATCCCTAACTCTactaccatgcacactaccatgcacactacaATGCAGCGTAGTAGACAGGGTGCTGAGGACTCTGGGCCCTATTCAATCAAAACCTGTCAGGAGATAAGATGGCCCCACAGATACACAGTTGAAGACAGTAAGCAATCAGCAGAGATGAATGATTTCTGCATGCTCGCCACTAAACTGCCGCTTTGCTCTGGTTTGGCATCATTAAGACAGGGCTTTGAACTTAGTAAAGAGAAATGGGTGGGAGGACTAGGCCAGGGAGAGTGGATGGGGTGTGGCCCTGGGGGGTCTCTTTAAGATCACAGTCAGGAAGTGTCTCCTGCCTGCTGCGTTCGCCGCTCGTTCACCAACTAGTGAAACTGACGCACACTGGCACTGGGAGACTGGCACCATGCCGTACTAACCTCTCAGTGGACAAttaaacaggaagagaggaggtaCAGGCTCATTCACACAGGCAAAGTCACTCATTGGCAAAGTCATTGGAATTGTGACGAGACAGCCACACACGAGCTCTATGTAGAGACCCAGAGACCTCCTACAGAAAATACCATTACACGTGCATACAGTACGCTGAAATGGACCGTTTTGTTGGTCAGTGTGAAAGCCAATGTGACccttgaaaataaagagaaattGTTGAGTCTTGGAAAGATTGTAAGGAAAAAAACAGCTGAATTGGATATTTCACTTGTCCATATTGAGTGAAGATTGCTGAGTTTTTCTCTTCATATTGAGTGAAGATTGCTGAGTTTTTCTCTTCCTATTGAGTGAAGATTGCTGAGCTTTTCTCTTCATTTTGAGTGAAGACTGCTGAGTTTTTCTCTTCATTTTGAGTGCTCCCTGTGAATTTCACATCTTCAACATTGAAACTTCAATCAAAGGAGGGTAAGGACATTTTCATTTATGCATTTAATGTCATTTATGATTATGTTTGACAGTGTATAACAATTCTGCATAAcaattgaatatttttttatgTCACAGGGAAGAGTATACATTCAAGCATTTCAATGTAGTTTTTCGTTTAATGGCCTACTTCACAGCACATTCTTCGTGAGCTGTCCAAATCAAACTGAATGAATGCAGATTCATGTAGGGACATCAAGTGTATTTTCAGGGATTTGCCTCAAATCTctcatcaagttgtagaaacatatttTTAAAGGGATTCATGTCATATGAGTATCAGCCTATAGACCCCTGAATGGATCCAACTTTGAAAATGTGCCTCGGTTGCCATAGCACCTGTTACTGCACTGAATGTGATTCTAAGCTGTTTAGACTCCTTATGTAAAGCGGAAGGCCAAGCGgatacagagacagacggacggacggacggacagacagacaggtggagatTGTAAGAAACGACTGACACAGTAAATGAAGGGTCTTATGAAAAAGTGCATTCTAATTGTCCTGCATATTacactgaatctctctctctctctctctctaaagtacttCTGGGCGTGAGGATGAACGGCAGCCAATCAAACCTGTCTCTGAAGTGTGTGCGTGACACCAGCGTGACGGCGGTGGTCTTCCCCTGTCTCTACAGCGCCCTCTTCCTGTTTGCGCTGGTACTCAACTGCCTGGCTGCATGGATCTTCTTCAACATCCGTAGCACCACCACCTTCGTGGTCTACCTGAAGAACGTAGTAAGGGAACCAGCATTTATTTTCTGTGATAAATCAATTTAGTTGTCCGACTGTCAATAATAGTTTAACAATATGACTGACGTGATGGCCTGTCCGTCAACAGGTGGTGGCAGACCTGCTGATGACCCTGTCCATCCCGTTGAAGGTCCTCGCGGACGCCGATGTGGGCTCCTGGCGTCTGCGTGCGTTCTACTGTCGCTACTCCGCCGTCCTCTTCTACACCACCATGTACATCAGCATCCTGCTCCTGGGGCTCATCAGCCTGGACCGCTACCTCAAGATAGTCAGGCCCTTTGGGAAGTGCGCCCTCCAGAGGGTCGGGGTGGGACAGGCCTTGAGTGCGGCCATCTGGGCTGTGATGGTGTCTCTGGCTCTGCCCAATGCCATTCTGAGTGACCGCACACCGCTGTTCTCTGGTGGCCGGCTGAAGTGTACCTCTCTAAAGGGTCAGGCCGGCATGCTGTGGCACGAGGGCTTCAACTACTTCTGCCAAGTATGGGCAATATTCTTGTacacaacatgcaaccatttctaaGATTGTACAGAGttccagttcatataagaaatcagtcaatttaaataaattcattaggctctaatctatggatttcacatgactgggaatacagatatgcatcagttcgtcacagataccttaaaaaatacAGTAGGGGcatcagtatctgatgtgaccaccacttgcctcatgcagtgtgacacatctccttcgcatagagttgatcaggctgtttgttgattgtggcctgtggaatgttgttccactcttCTGCaaaggctgtgcgaagttgctggatattgcagggaattggaacacgctgttgtacatgtcgatccagagcatcccaaacatgctcaatggtgagatgtctggtgagtatgcaggccatggaagaacatacattttcagcttccaggaattgtgtacagatccttgtcaCATGgggccacccggacagctgaagaaactgaggagtatttatgtctgtaataaagcccttttgtggggaaaaactcattctggaTGGCTGGGCCTGGCTTCTCAATAGGtcggcctggctcccaagtgggtgggcctatgccctcccaggctgtgcccctgcccagtcatgtgaaatagaTAGATTAGGGAAAATTAgctgatttcaattgactgattttccttACATGatatcagtaaaatcattgaaattgttgcatttatactgATTACATGTTGACACCCTGATGAAGGCGTTGGCCGGTAAGCGATAATAATGTATTTTAATAATGACTTAGCCAAACACATTAAAAGCTTTTTAACTTTCAAAAGCACACGAGTGCCTGGACTTAGCACCTATTTGTGATTAAAAATGTTCCTTTAGCTTTTCTGATGATGACATTTGATGCCTTATGGggttttctcctcctcttcccaggtggtGTTTTGGGGAACACTGGCTCTGATGCTGTTGTGTTACACCTTCATCAGTCGGAAAGTCTACGAGTCCTACAAAGCCTCGCGTAGTGGCTCCAAAGCGGCCAGCCGTAGGACCAAGGCCAAAGTctttgtggtggtgggggtgttTTTCGTTTGTTTCGCCCCTTTTCATTTCGCCAGGGTGCCCTACACTCTCACCCAGACCCGAAACATAGACAACCACTGTCGGGCGCAAAACGCACTCTACGTTGCCAAGGAGACCACTCTCTGGCTGTCTGCCACTAACGTGTGTCTGGACCCGCTGATCTATGTGTTCCTGTGCAGGGTGTTCCGGAAAAGATTGACTGCCACACTCAACCGCAAGCCCCTCCCCCAGGGAGGTTTGGAATCGCCCACGGCAACCTCCACTCAGCTGGAGATGTCTCAGATAGTACATAACAGAATGTTGGATGTCAGTTCGGCCTAGAAGCACAACGGACATGTTTTTCCCCCCAGCTCTATTAAATTGTAAATATATTTTGGCAAGATGTTAACCCCTGGACAGGTTGTGACCAGAGTAAAGCCCTCAAATCATTTCTGGATAAGTGGCTCTGTTACTAAGACAGTGTTGCAGGTCTAATAGGCTATATAAACAGCAGTGTTCCCACATGACCTCTGTGATAGTCCATGTGTGACGAGTATTTTGAAACAAAATGGCTGGTGTTACATCAGATAACTGCAGCAGGGCTTTCTAAATATCATCACCAGACACAAGAGTCAACCCAGGCTGATGTGTCGGTCTCTAATGATCGCAAAGTCATCCTGTCTTTTTTTCTCAGCGTAATTTACTGTCAGCTCTCACTTCCCTTTTCCTAATCTTCTCCAAAAAATACTTTCCTTCTTCTTCATTTCACCAGAAAGGAAAACAACTTGACTGAGTGCTTTTAGATAGTGTGACGATGTAACATACACGCTTATGAAATGGTATGTTGtttgtgtgtatagtatagggtgATGCAGTTTTTACATGTTGTTGGAAAGCAAGACAAAAGCACAGTTTCTCTGACATCTCATGCAAATACACTACATgtacaaaaatatgtggacaccccttcaaattaataGATTCAGCTGTTTCAGCCACCACCGTTGCTGACAGCCATgcattctccatagacaaacattggcagtgggatggccttactgaagagctcagtgattttcaacgtggcactgtcataggaggCCACCTATCCAACAAATCAGTTCGTcaagtttctgccctgctagagctgccccggtctactgtaaatgctgttattgtgaagtggaaacgtctaggagcaacaacggctcagctgtgaagtggtaggccacacaagctcacagaacgggaccgccgaatgCTGAAACACCTAaaaaaaaatcatctgtcctcggttgcaacacccactaccgagttccaaactgcctctggaagcaacgtcagcacaataactgttcttcaggagcttcatgaaatgggtttccatggccgagcagccgcacaaagcctaagatcaccatgcgcattgcctagtg from Oncorhynchus kisutch isolate 150728-3 linkage group LG15, Okis_V2, whole genome shotgun sequence encodes:
- the LOC109905890 gene encoding P2Y purinoceptor 13-like, whose amino-acid sequence is MNGSQSNLSLKCVRDTSVTAVVFPCLYSALFLFALVLNCLAAWIFFNIRSTTTFVVYLKNVVVADLLMTLSIPLKVLADADVGSWRLRAFYCRYSAVLFYTTMYISILLLGLISLDRYLKIVRPFGKCALQRVGVGQALSAAIWAVMVSLALPNAILSDRTPLFSGGRLKCTSLKGQAGMLWHEGFNYFCQVVFWGTLALMLLCYTFISRKVYESYKASRSGSKAASRRTKAKVFVVVGVFFVCFAPFHFARVPYTLTQTRNIDNHCRAQNALYVAKETTLWLSATNVCLDPLIYVFLCRVFRKRLTATLNRKPLPQGGLESPTATSTQLEMSQIVHNRMLDVSSA